TGAAAAACTGGGACTCCATTCGCAATTCAGGGAATGGAAAGCTGGTCGCAGTCGCCAGCCGTTCCAAAGAACGCTCGGAGCAATTCATCGATGCCTGCCAGATGAGTCGACCGGTTGCCGATCGTCCAGATGCTGTCGAGGGATATCAAACGCTTCTCGACCGTGACGATATCGATGCTGTTTATGTTCCACTACCGACTGGCCTCCGCAAAGAGTGGGTGATCAAAGCTGCTCAGGCGGGCAAGCACGTGATGTGCGAGAAGCCATGTGCCGTTTCAGTTGCGGACTTGCGTGAAATGATTGACGCCTGCCGCGAGAACAACGTTCAGTTCATGGATGGGGTGATGTACATGCACTCCAAGCGACTGCCAGCGATTCGAAAAGTTCTCGACGACGAAAACAACCTCGGTCAGCTTCGCCGTATTCAAACGCACTTTTCCTTCTGTGCTCCTGAAGAGTTTGTCCAGAACAACATCCGCGTTAGCAGCGAACTCGAGCCGCAAGGGTGTGTCGGCGATCTCGGTTGGTATACGATTCGAATGTGTCTGTTCGTGATGAACTATCAACTGCCGAAAACCGTCTCGGGTAGACAACTCGGCGAACATGGTCGAGCGGACAGCCCGAATCCAGTTCCAATGGAATTTGTCGGGGAGCTTCAATTCGACGGAGGAGTTTCCGCCGGATTCTACAACTCATTCCGAACCGACCATCAGCAGCTTGTTCATGTCAGCGGTACCAAAGGGAATCTGCAACTTCACGATTTCGTATTGCCGTACTTTGGAAATGAACTTGGATTCGAAGTCAACAAGCCGGTCTTCAATGTCGATGGCTGTGAGTTTGTGATGGAACGTCACCGAACACAGCATGCTGTCGCCGAATACAGCAACAACGCACCGGACGCGCAGGAAGTGAATCTCTTCCGCAATTTCAGTGACCTCGTGTTAAGTGGAAAAGTCGATCCGTTCTGGCCGGAAGCTGCATTGAAAACGCAAATCGTCATGGACGCTTGCCTGGAATCGGCACGACAGGGTGGAGCAACAATTGAGTTGACGGAGTAAGCAGATTGTGGACGCCTCGGAATTGAACCGTTGGCAAAGTCGCATTGTTGCAATCGCACTGACAATGTGCGGTGTCGGTTGCAACGATTCGCAATCTCCGCAGGAGCCGACTCGGTCTGCTCTTGAGGGGCCGGTGGTGACGACGAGGTCGCCTGCTGCCGAACATGAGCAAACAGTTTCAAACAAAGAAGCTGAGACTTCAAATTCCGATGAAGTGATCGACACACAGCCGGGGCTGATCTTTCGCCCTGACGACGATCGGCGTGTTGTCGACCCTCAAGTGCTGGA
The Thalassoglobus sp. JC818 DNA segment above includes these coding regions:
- a CDS encoding Gfo/Idh/MocA family oxidoreductase; the protein is MTDKKCRWGVLGAAAIAMKNWDSIRNSGNGKLVAVASRSKERSEQFIDACQMSRPVADRPDAVEGYQTLLDRDDIDAVYVPLPTGLRKEWVIKAAQAGKHVMCEKPCAVSVADLREMIDACRENNVQFMDGVMYMHSKRLPAIRKVLDDENNLGQLRRIQTHFSFCAPEEFVQNNIRVSSELEPQGCVGDLGWYTIRMCLFVMNYQLPKTVSGRQLGEHGRADSPNPVPMEFVGELQFDGGVSAGFYNSFRTDHQQLVHVSGTKGNLQLHDFVLPYFGNELGFEVNKPVFNVDGCEFVMERHRTQHAVAEYSNNAPDAQEVNLFRNFSDLVLSGKVDPFWPEAALKTQIVMDACLESARQGGATIELTE